The genomic DNA GGCCGAGACGGTGCGCGGTCTGTCCGTACGGGGGGAGCTGCTGGTCACGGAGGCGTACCCGGGCGCGGCGGCGCACACGGTGCTGCTGGTGCGCCCTGATGGCCATCTGGCCGCGGCCTTCGCCGGCGTGCACCCGGCGGCCCTCCGCATGGCGGCGGAGGTCCTGATCGGAGCCGCGCCGGAGCAGGCGGCGGCCGGCTCCCCCGCGGAGGAGGCCGCCAGCACCCCCTGATCCAGAGGCCGAGACCGGGGCTCGGGGCTCGGGGCTCGGGGCTCGGGGCTCGGGGGCAGCGAACCTCCGGGACCGGTCGGCTCCGGGGCCGAGCGGACTCCGGATCCGTCAGGGGCTGTCGAGGTCCAGCCCCTCGATCTCCTCGCCCTCTTCCTCCAGCTCCCGACGGACGACGCGGAGGGCGAGGCCCTCGGGGTAACCCTTGCGGGCGAGCATGCCGGCGAGACGGCGGAGGCGGCGATCGCGGTCCAGGCCGCGGGTGGCGCGCAGCTTGCGCCGGACCAGGTCGCGCGCCGTCGCCTCCTCCTGCTCTGCGTCGAGCCGGCCGACCGCCTCGTCGATCAGGGAGGAGTCCACGCCCTTGGTTCGCAGTTCCCGGGCAAGGGCACGGCGGGCCAGGCCGCGGCCGTGGTGCCGGGACTCCACCCACGCCCCGGCGAACGCCGCGTCGTCGATCAGTCCGGCCTCCTCGAAGCGGGAGAGGACCTCGTCGGCGACCTCCTCCGGGACGCCCCGCTTGCTCAGCGCGTCCGCGAGCTGCTTGCGGGTGCGCGGCATCCCGGTGAGCAGGCGCAGGCAGACGGCCCGCGCCCGCTCCGCCGGGTCCTGGGGCGGCGGCTCCTCCTCGGCCCTCGACGAGTCGGCGCCGCCGCCCGGCCATTCGGTGCGCCGGGCCACGGCCCTAGCCCTTGGCCGCTGCGGTCCGGGGCGCCTTGGTGGCCTTCACCACCGGTGCGGGAACCGGCTTCGCGGCCTCGATCACGGCGTCCGCCGCGCCCGGGACGTCCGGGGCCTGCTCCGCCGCCGCGGTGTCGGGCCGGACGCCGACGCCCAGCTTCTCCTTGATCTTCTTCTCGATCTCGTTGGCGAGGTCGGGGTTGTCCTTGAGGAAGTTGCGGGCGTTCTCCTTGCCCTGGCCGAGCTGGTCGCCCTCGTACGTGTACCAGGCGCCGGCCTTGCGGATGAAGCCGTGCTCGACACCCATGTCGATCAGGCCGCCCTCGCGGCTGATGCCCTGGCCGTAGAGGATGTCGAACTCCGCCTGCTTGAACGGCGGGGCGACCTTGTTCTTGACGACCTTGCAGCGCGTGCGGTTGCCGACCGCGTCCGTGCCGTCCTTGAGGGTCTCGATGCGCCGGATGTCGATGCGCACCGACGCGTAGAACTTCAGCGCACGGCCACCGGTGGTGGTCTCGGGCGAGCCGAACATCACGCCGATCTTCTCGCGGAGCTGGTTGATGAAGATCGCCGTGGTCTTGGACTGGTTGAGCGCGCTGGTGATCTTCCGGAGCGCCTGGCTCATCAGGCGCGCTTGCAGACCCACGTGCGAGTCGCCCATCTCGCCCTCGATCTCCGCACGCGGCACGAGCGCGGCGACGGAGTCGATGACGATCAGGTCGAGCGCGCCGGAGCGGACGAGCATGTCCACGATCTCCAGGGCCTGCTCGCCGTTGTCGGGTTGGGACAGGATCAGGTTGTCGATGTCGACGCCGAGCTTCTGCGCGTACTCGGGGTCGAGGGCGTGCTCCGCGTCGACGAAGGCGACCTGGCCGCCGGCCTTCTGCGCGTTGGCCACGGCGTGCAGGGTGAGGGTCGTCTTACCGGAGGACTCCGGGCCGTAGATCTCCACCACGCGGCCGCGCGGCAGGCCACCGACGCCGAGCGCCACGTCGAGCGCGGTGGAACCGGTCGGGATGACCTCGATGGGCTCCCTGGACCGCTCGCCCATCCGCATCACGGCGCCCTTGCCGAATTGCCGTTCAATCTGTGCGAGCGCGGCGTCGAGCGCCTTCTCGCGGTCGGTTCCTGCCATGGGTTCCACCCGGTTTGCTTGAGTCGATCGCTTCACGTAAAAGACGCTAACCCCTGCCACTGACAACGCGCCTCGACGTACCTCGCGGCCTGTGGAAAACCGCCGTTCCGGCACACGGATCCCCTGGCCACACCCCCATAAGAATAGACGTTCGATTTTTGTGTCAAGCGAGCCGCGCCGTCCGGGCCGGGTCGGCCCGGCGCGGCTGCCGGCCTTCCGGGCATCGCCGAGATGAGCCCGGATGGGGCCATGGGACGATCGTGGAGCCCTGAGTGCCCGGTTCGCCTTCGGCGGCGGGCGGCGGAGTCGCGCTCGGCGCCGTGCCGGGCGACCGCGTCGCCACCGGACCGGGCGCACCCTTCCGATGAACGCACAGAGGCGTGGCGGGAGCGGGCGGCAGCATCGGCGTTGAGGTGCCGTCCTCCGCGCCGTGCGTCAGCGCGCCGTGGCGCCCCCGCCGGACGCGCCCCGCCCCACGAGGTCCCGCTCCGGTCCCTCCCGCGACGGCCCCGCCCCCGGTCAGGAGCCGCCCGGGGGCGGCGTCTGGTCGCGCCCGGTGCGCAGCGCCCGCTGGACCCTGGCCAGCACCATCTCGCCGTGCCGGCGGTGGCCGTGCACCCGCGGGTCCTCCGTCACCGCGTAGCGCTTCACGTACGCGCCGAGGAACGCCTGCAGCGTGGCGACCGCGGGGATCGCTATCAGCGCGCCGACCGCGCCGAGGAGCGCGGTGCCCGCGACGACCGAGCCGAAGGCCACCGCCGGGTGGATGTCCACGGTCCGCGCCGTGAGCTTGGGCTGGAGCAGGTAGTTCTCGAACTGCTGGTACACGACGACGAACGCCAGCACCCACAGCGCGTACCAGGGTTCGACGGTGAACGCGATCAGCATCGGCAGCGCGCCCGCCAGGTACGTGCCGATGGTCGGCAGGAACTGCGAGACGAGCCCGACCCACACGGCGAGCGCGGGCGCGTAGGGGACGCGCAGGAACTCCAGCAGGACGAAGTGCGCCGCGCCGGAGGTCAGGGCCATCAGGCCGCGCGAGTAGAGGTAGCCGCCGGTCTTGTCGACCGCGATCTCCCAGGCCCGCAGCACCTCCGCCTGCTTCGCCGGGGGGAGGACGGAGCACAGGGCCCGGCGCAGGCGGGGACCGTCCGCGGCGAAGTAGAACGAGAAGAGGAGGATCGTCAGGAGCTTGAAGAGGCCGCCGAGCACGGTGGCGGAGACGTCGAGCACGCCGCTCGCGCTGTTCTCCACGTAGCTCCGGAGCCACTCGGAGCGCAGCAGGCTGTCCTGGACCGCGACCCGGGAGAGCTCCGTGTCGAACGTGTGGTTGGTCCAGTTGATCAGCGAGTCGAGGTACTTGGGCAGGTCCTCCACCATGTCGACGATCTGGCCGGCGAGCATCGATCCGAGGAGGACGACGAAGCCGACGCTCACGACGACGACCCCCAGGAACACCAGGAAGGTCGCCAGGCCCCGGCGCATCCCCCGGGCCGCCATCCGGCCGACCGCGGGCTCGACGGCGAGCGCGAGGAAGAACGCGATCAGGATGTTGATCAACAATCCGATGAGCTGGTGGAACGCCCAGCTGCCCAGCTGGAAGCAAGCGTAGAGGGCCAGCGCGAGAGCCATCGCCCTGGGCAGCCAGCGCGGCATCCGGGCGGTGCTCGCGAGGGCCGGGGCCGGCTCGGCGGCCGGAGCGGTCGTCGAGCCGGCCGCCGGTCCGGCCGGTGCGTCGGCCGGCTCGGCGGCCGGCTCGGGTCCGGGGGCGGGGTTCTGGGTCTCGTCAGTCGGGGCCACGGGGCAAGTGTCGCGCACACCGGCGACACCGCGCCCGGCCCTGTGGACGGGCCCGGCGCGGCGTGCGGCCGACCGCGGATCAGCGCTTGTCGGCGGGGACGTCGACGGCCGCGCACACGGCGCGCCACACGTCCTTCGCCTCCCATCCGGCGTCGAGCGCCTCGTACACCGTCCGGCCGCCCAGCTCGGACATCACGTGGTCACGGGCGAAGGAATCGGCGTAGGCCGCACCGAAGTGGTCCGCCATGCGCTCCCAGAAAGTCGTCAACCGCATGCGCCCAGTATCGCGCCCCCGGTAACACGGCCCGCCGCGGCCGACGCGCCCGTACGAGGCCGGGGCCGCCGTGGCGTTCCCCGCCGGGGTCCCGTACCGGGCCCCGGCGGGGGCGGCCGCGGACCGGCTGGGCGCGGTGGCCCGGGAGCGGCGACCGGCCGTGCTGGAACCGGACCGGCCCAGGCGCATCCGCTCTCCTCCGGGCGCGCGCCGGGCGAGCACCACCACCCGCACGACTCCGCGCCCGGCCGGACTCGCTCGCCCGGCGGTGGTTCCCCGACCGGGAGGCGGTCCGCTCCCCGGACCACCGGCGACCGGGCAGGCCGGGGACGGCGGCGGGGCGGTCGGCGGCGGTGGGCGCCGGGCACCGCCCCGGAGTCGCGGCCGACCGTCACGATCGAGGCGCTGCGCACGCCGCGGGCCCACGGACGCCCCGTCGGCTGGCCGGCCCCGGTCCCGCGGGTCGGCCGAGGCCGGCCCGCGCGCCTCCCGCACGGCCTGCGGTCCCTCCCGCCCCGTGCGGATCAGCCGCCCAGGGACCGTACCCCGGCCGTGACCGCCACGGCCGCGGCGACGACCACCAGGAACGGTGCGCGGAGCACCAGGGCGAGGGCCGCGGCGGCGAGACCCGCGCCGCGCGCGTCGACCACGAGCACGCCGTCGGCGCCGAACGTCTGCTGCGCGGTGAGCGCGGCGAGCAGCGCGACCGGCAGCAGTGCCGCGAGCCGCCGCACGAGGGGCCGCTCCAGGATTTCCGCCGGCACCAGCAGGCCGCCGAGTTTCAGCAGGTAGCAGCCGGCGGCGGTCAGGCCGATCGCGGTCCAGGCGGCGGTGGCGCTCATCGTCGCGCCTCCCTTCGCCCCCGCAGCCACAGCACGGCGGGGGCGGCCAGCGCCGCGACGAGCACCGGCACGCCGGCGGGCAGCACCGGCAGGGAGCCGAGTCCCAAGGCGACCGCCAGCGCGGCGACGGCCCGCTCGGTCGTGGAGCGCAGCATGGGGGCGAGGAGGGCGAGGAAGACGGCCGGCCCGGCGGCGTCGAGGCCCCAGGCCCCGGTGTCGCCGACGGCCTCCGCGCCCAGAGCACCGGCGAGCGTGGTGAGGTTCCACAGCACGTAGAGGGTGAGACCGGTGGTGGTGAAGCCGATCCTGGCGGCGCGGCGCGTGGACTGCGCGAGGGCCACCGCCGCGGTCTCGTCGATGACCCAGTGGGCCCCGAGCGGGCGCACCGCGCGCGGGAGGGCCAGCAGCCGGGAGAGGCGCAGTCCGTAGAAGGCGTTGCGGGTTCCGAGGAAGAGCGCGCCCGCGGCGGCGGTGAACGGGTTGCCCCCGGCGGCGAGCGCGCCGACGAGCGCGAACTGCGAGGCGCCGGTGAAGACGAGCAGGCTGAGCGCACAGGTCTGGAGCAGGTCCAGCCCGGCGCCGGCCGAGGTGACGCCGAACGCGAAGCCCGAGAGGCCGACGGCGGCGCCGACGCCGAGGGAGTCCCGTACGACGGCCCGGTCGGCTCCGCGGCCCGTCCGCTCCCGCGGCCCGGCGGGCGGGCCCGCGTCCGCGGCGTGCCCGGTCGGGGATGCTGCTGGTGGTATCGACTGTTCTGCCACGTCCGGGACGCTACGGCCGGTCCGGCCGCCCGGTCTTGTACGTTCTTGCGCGCTCCCGCTGGTAGGCCCCGGGCGGGACGCCGACGATCCGGGTGAAGTGGCGGTTGAGGTGCGGCTGGTCGGTGAAGCCGACCGCCACCGCCGCCTCACCGGGGGGCGTCCCGGACTCCAGCAGGCGGCGGGCCGTCCGTACGCGCGCGTCGGTGAGCCAGGTGTGGGGCGGCATCCCGTACGCCGTCTTGAAGGCGCGCAGCAGGGCGAACGGGCCGGTTCCCAGCTCCCGGGCGAGCTGCTCCAGGGACGGTGGCCCGGCCAT from Streptomyces sp. MRC013 includes the following:
- the recA gene encoding recombinase RecA; this translates as MAGTDREKALDAALAQIERQFGKGAVMRMGERSREPIEVIPTGSTALDVALGVGGLPRGRVVEIYGPESSGKTTLTLHAVANAQKAGGQVAFVDAEHALDPEYAQKLGVDIDNLILSQPDNGEQALEIVDMLVRSGALDLIVIDSVAALVPRAEIEGEMGDSHVGLQARLMSQALRKITSALNQSKTTAIFINQLREKIGVMFGSPETTTGGRALKFYASVRIDIRRIETLKDGTDAVGNRTRCKVVKNKVAPPFKQAEFDILYGQGISREGGLIDMGVEHGFIRKAGAWYTYEGDQLGQGKENARNFLKDNPDLANEIEKKIKEKLGVGVRPDTAAAEQAPDVPGAADAVIEAAKPVPAPVVKATKAPRTAAAKG
- the recX gene encoding recombination regulator RecX, which codes for MARRTEWPGGGADSSRAEEEPPPQDPAERARAVCLRLLTGMPRTRKQLADALSKRGVPEEVADEVLSRFEEAGLIDDAAFAGAWVESRHHGRGLARRALARELRTKGVDSSLIDEAVGRLDAEQEEATARDLVRRKLRATRGLDRDRRLRRLAGMLARKGYPEGLALRVVRRELEEEGEEIEGLDLDSP
- a CDS encoding AzlD domain-containing protein; amino-acid sequence: MSATAAWTAIGLTAAGCYLLKLGGLLVPAEILERPLVRRLAALLPVALLAALTAQQTFGADGVLVVDARGAGLAAAALALVLRAPFLVVVAAAVAVTAGVRSLGG
- a CDS encoding AI-2E family transporter, which translates into the protein MAPTDETQNPAPGPEPAAEPADAPAGPAAGSTTAPAAEPAPALASTARMPRWLPRAMALALALYACFQLGSWAFHQLIGLLINILIAFFLALAVEPAVGRMAARGMRRGLATFLVFLGVVVVSVGFVVLLGSMLAGQIVDMVEDLPKYLDSLINWTNHTFDTELSRVAVQDSLLRSEWLRSYVENSASGVLDVSATVLGGLFKLLTILLFSFYFAADGPRLRRALCSVLPPAKQAEVLRAWEIAVDKTGGYLYSRGLMALTSGAAHFVLLEFLRVPYAPALAVWVGLVSQFLPTIGTYLAGALPMLIAFTVEPWYALWVLAFVVVYQQFENYLLQPKLTARTVDIHPAVAFGSVVAGTALLGAVGALIAIPAVATLQAFLGAYVKRYAVTEDPRVHGHRRHGEMVLARVQRALRTGRDQTPPPGGS
- a CDS encoding DUF3046 domain-containing protein yields the protein MRLTTFWERMADHFGAAYADSFARDHVMSELGGRTVYEALDAGWEAKDVWRAVCAAVDVPADKR
- a CDS encoding AzlC family ABC transporter permease, translated to MAEQSIPPAASPTGHAADAGPPAGPRERTGRGADRAVVRDSLGVGAAVGLSGFAFGVTSAGAGLDLLQTCALSLLVFTGASQFALVGALAAGGNPFTAAAGALFLGTRNAFYGLRLSRLLALPRAVRPLGAHWVIDETAAVALAQSTRRAARIGFTTTGLTLYVLWNLTTLAGALGAEAVGDTGAWGLDAAGPAVFLALLAPMLRSTTERAVAALAVALGLGSLPVLPAGVPVLVAALAAPAVLWLRGRREARR